A stretch of the Chlorobiota bacterium genome encodes the following:
- the rpe gene encoding ribulose-phosphate 3-epimerase yields the protein MPETRRLYLSPSILSADFTKLGESCDMLKLGGADYLHVDVMDGHFVPNITIGIPVIKSLKKYSSLPLDCHLMISNPDTSVNDYINAGADILTIHVESSIHLYRTINYIKMSGCKAGVTLNPATSLNTIEEIIPYVDVVLLMSVEPGFGGQAFIPNVIKRIKKVREMIDYSGNFNCLIEIDGGVKLDNIKTVYEAGADIIVSGSGIFDTINPIDTMKNMRDICSMF from the coding sequence ATGCCAGAAACTAGAAGGCTTTATCTTTCTCCTTCAATACTTTCAGCTGATTTCACCAAACTTGGCGAATCATGCGATATGCTTAAATTAGGAGGAGCAGATTATTTGCACGTTGATGTAATGGATGGACATTTTGTTCCAAACATTACTATTGGAATACCAGTAATTAAATCTCTTAAAAAATATTCATCACTCCCACTTGATTGCCATTTGATGATTTCAAATCCAGACACTAGTGTTAATGATTATATTAATGCTGGGGCTGATATATTAACAATTCATGTTGAATCATCAATTCACTTATACAGAACAATTAATTACATTAAAATGTCTGGTTGTAAAGCAGGAGTTACATTAAATCCAGCAACCTCATTAAATACAATTGAAGAAATTATTCCATATGTTGATGTTGTATTACTAATGTCGGTTGAACCAGGATTTGGAGGACAAGCATTTATTCCAAACGTAATTAAAAGAATTAAAAAAGTAAGAGAAATGATTGATTATTCAGGAAATTTTAATTGCTTGATTGAAATTGATGGAGGTGTTAAATTAGATAATATTAAAACTGTATATGAAGCTGGAGCTGATATAATTGTTAGTGGAAGTGGAATTTTTGATACTATAAATCCTATTGATACAATGAAAAATATGAGGGATATCTGTTCTATGTTCTAA
- a CDS encoding pseudouridine synthase encodes MFKQNNKYIAFNKPLNVLSQFTDEGSGKKTLSLFDFPKDVYPVGRLDYDSEGLIILSNDNELNNSLLSPNNKKSKTYIVQVENIPNNESLNQIRSGIIVQNYRTKPAQVKIIDTLIGLLDREIPIRVRKNIPTTFLELSINEGKNRQVRKMTAKIGCPTLRLYRVKIGKLDIRELGLKFGEWVELTESQYDLLFL; translated from the coding sequence TTGTTTAAGCAGAATAATAAATATATAGCCTTTAACAAACCTTTAAACGTGTTATCGCAGTTTACAGATGAAGGTAGTGGAAAAAAAACATTATCATTGTTTGATTTTCCTAAAGATGTTTACCCTGTAGGAAGATTGGATTATGATAGTGAAGGTTTAATTATTTTAAGTAATGATAATGAATTGAATAATTCACTACTCAGTCCTAATAATAAAAAGTCAAAAACTTATATTGTTCAAGTTGAGAATATACCTAATAATGAAAGTTTGAATCAAATTAGATCTGGAATAATTGTTCAAAATTATAGAACAAAACCAGCTCAAGTTAAAATTATAGATACTTTAATTGGATTATTAGATAGAGAAATTCCAATTCGTGTTCGAAAAAATATACCTACTACTTTTCTTGAATTATCAATAAATGAAGGGAAAAACCGTCAAGTTAGGAAAATGACAGCAAAAATTGGATGTCCTACATTAAGGCTTTACAGAGTGAAAATTGGTAAATTGGATATCAGAGAATTAGGACTTAAATTTGGTGAATGGGTCGAACTTACTGAATCACAGTATGATTTGTTGTTTTTATAA
- a CDS encoding T9SS type A sorting domain-containing protein, translating to MIPDIGSPGMSTYIEFVGVYNFTNSLGGGDGLIKSNILKIKTVNASDTNRVIFSPGIISWNGRLISTQAFVKEGASEGPVPIFIENGLATSMVDTFFIVNPQNIKPLTDGGIIGEGSLGYRSKRGAMIVDSLIIYSGNYSISTKDPDKNILNGNQGYLPFVLISKGRIFIEQGASISASSTSKHGGPGGGGGGGYGPSRDPIGFPPVPVPGEADAPQGDGFTGGKSEVLTFPSPGPFGRGTGIESSSLNRLNASSDFSILRTFSSGVGHPFDLNGSSGGGGQIKIKSGFPPILESFYFGGGGNSTMGSGRIPTIYSDLNGQEVGNKMIIPLHGGGGGAGAALCDSIGGGGGGGISLNSRETIVIGNISAEGGRGRDGARNPGDGLCVDQILRGDASAGGAGGCIIVGSRVGLEVTEASVRGGEPGIKTNTVISSIAGKGGSGRVRFDGLKVKLDNVYPDSTEIFVGLTIDTFSIATKRKFKITGTARPNDSIYVVIKGESQNWNDSLPFKTITNLNSKWSVNVLFPKLDSVYYVVAYQKMNSNDLLFNIDNKKKPLFITTQSATSVIKLFEIPEIYSLKDKNLSLSKCKDIIYDSILVHNNGSLKLNIDKIAISGLSSSEYQIFNNFPIQINPEDSTYIKFQWKNTSNKIEDKSVKFSIFSNDLRVGFNPYDVKINFTKEFFNGTVLSSNYSAGILNLKTSNQVKYTYTNTGTSADTILSITSINSNGFKVNLKSTSFPLVVQPNVKTDIIFDLTPLDTGNFLINFKLQFSPCVFDSLFSIKGYSVSPVILSDTIITISGIECNDTLLGKIFISNKGNSSLKINGVAFAGTGNLNVISPKVVPVTILIGDSLLFDFKIIKVNGVVQGKILFSNNDSNDNKNPYPLNIVNSLKSRPKISNTNINFGVLPTGQSVNTSCILTNLTPTDFIVSNGDIFPPNPDITILAGQIPFNLFSNSNKKINLNYLPTTVTKLSNTYLRLFISLPCFDTLYIPIFGEAFKGGIYLNKTELNFGKVLNCETITDTIVIKNINVKPVKILLLNINPNTTLDWTINPANLAPIDILPNDSIRFTVDFFPVSKNPGNKDVILVIQTDDPNQPEIEVKLIGEKIIENLLYIGEFYDSIIIGKSSVKKHIVKNSGTSIMNITDFQISNPFKIISISKQIPFSLQPNDSVEINIEFTPVNDSEIIDSLRVLTENKCLKKIDFKIIAKGYNPEKINFRAIWQNTTGIVGKTIKIPLKIIGKKPDYVVTLINVNMKFNQTLFKPKQVYVGGTMIHNWSISEITHNKDEIEFTIKGLELDTLISDTILFVEGTILLGDSISSEIFSTNKSTINNGKVNFIINPGELILSNYCVTGGKRLFSGSNNFLLKSIAPNPSTENILLKFESNEDIITKIKLFDDKGKLEKEILNEFIIAGVYELTLNLKDIPSGVYFVELSNENQITRKKIVVYK from the coding sequence ATGATACCAGATATAGGATCACCAGGCATGAGTACTTACATTGAATTTGTTGGAGTATATAACTTTACAAATTCATTAGGAGGTGGAGATGGGTTAATTAAATCAAATATTTTAAAAATTAAAACAGTAAATGCTTCAGATACTAATAGAGTTATTTTTTCACCTGGTATAATTTCTTGGAATGGAAGATTAATATCTACTCAAGCTTTTGTAAAAGAAGGAGCGTCTGAAGGTCCAGTCCCAATTTTTATAGAAAATGGTTTAGCAACATCAATGGTAGATACTTTTTTTATAGTTAATCCACAAAATATTAAACCACTTACAGACGGAGGTATAATTGGAGAAGGTAGCTTAGGATATAGATCTAAAAGAGGAGCAATGATAGTTGATAGTTTAATAATTTATAGTGGTAACTATTCAATTTCTACCAAAGATCCTGATAAAAATATTTTAAATGGAAATCAAGGTTATTTACCATTTGTACTTATTAGTAAAGGACGAATTTTTATTGAACAAGGTGCAAGCATATCAGCCAGTTCTACAAGTAAACATGGAGGTCCAGGAGGAGGAGGTGGTGGTGGTTATGGTCCTTCTCGTGATCCAATTGGTTTTCCACCTGTTCCAGTACCTGGGGAAGCAGATGCACCTCAAGGAGATGGATTTACTGGTGGTAAGAGTGAAGTCCTTACTTTCCCCTCTCCAGGTCCATTTGGTCGTGGAACAGGAATTGAAAGTTCATCTTTAAATAGGTTAAATGCATCTTCAGATTTTTCAATTCTAAGAACCTTTTCATCTGGAGTAGGGCATCCTTTCGATTTAAATGGTAGTAGTGGAGGTGGTGGTCAGATAAAAATAAAATCAGGTTTTCCACCAATTCTTGAGAGTTTTTATTTTGGTGGTGGTGGAAACTCTACTATGGGATCTGGTCGAATTCCGACAATATATTCTGATTTAAACGGACAAGAAGTTGGAAATAAAATGATAATACCTTTACACGGAGGTGGGGGGGGTGCTGGAGCTGCTTTATGTGATAGTATTGGAGGTGGAGGTGGTGGTGGAATTTCATTAAATTCAAGAGAAACAATTGTTATTGGTAATATATCTGCTGAAGGAGGTCGCGGGAGAGATGGTGCACGAAATCCTGGTGATGGATTATGTGTAGATCAAATTTTAAGAGGTGATGCCTCAGCTGGTGGTGCAGGGGGATGTATTATTGTAGGATCTAGAGTAGGTTTAGAGGTAACTGAAGCAAGCGTAAGGGGTGGGGAACCTGGTATTAAAACCAATACTGTAATATCTAGTATAGCTGGTAAAGGTGGATCTGGGAGAGTTAGGTTTGATGGTTTAAAAGTTAAATTAGATAATGTCTATCCAGATTCAACTGAAATATTTGTTGGGTTAACAATTGATACTTTTTCAATTGCAACCAAAAGAAAGTTTAAAATAACTGGTACAGCCCGTCCTAATGATTCAATCTATGTTGTTATAAAGGGCGAATCTCAAAATTGGAATGATTCATTGCCTTTTAAAACTATAACAAATTTAAATTCCAAATGGTCTGTAAATGTTTTATTCCCAAAATTAGACTCAGTTTATTATGTTGTTGCCTATCAAAAGATGAATTCTAATGATTTGTTGTTTAATATAGATAATAAAAAAAAACCATTGTTTATTACAACTCAATCAGCAACTTCAGTTATAAAATTATTTGAAATTCCAGAAATCTATTCGTTAAAAGATAAAAATTTAAGCCTATCAAAATGTAAAGATATTATTTATGATAGCATACTTGTTCACAATAATGGTAGCTTGAAGTTAAACATTGATAAAATTGCAATTTCAGGTTTATCATCTTCTGAATATCAGATATTTAATAATTTCCCAATCCAGATTAATCCTGAAGATTCAACTTATATAAAATTTCAATGGAAAAATACATCGAATAAAATTGAAGACAAATCTGTAAAATTTTCTATCTTTTCAAATGATTTGAGAGTAGGATTTAATCCTTACGATGTAAAAATAAATTTTACCAAAGAATTTTTCAATGGTACTGTTTTATCAAGTAATTATTCAGCTGGAATTTTAAATCTTAAAACTTCTAATCAAGTAAAATATACTTATACCAACACAGGAACAAGTGCAGATACTATTTTATCAATTACATCAATTAATAGCAATGGATTTAAGGTGAATTTAAAATCTACATCCTTTCCATTAGTTGTACAACCAAATGTTAAAACTGATATAATATTTGATTTAACACCTTTAGATACAGGGAATTTTCTAATAAATTTTAAATTACAGTTTTCTCCTTGCGTATTCGATTCATTGTTTTCAATAAAAGGATATTCTGTTTCACCAGTAATATTATCAGATACAATAATTACAATTTCAGGAATAGAGTGTAATGATACTTTGTTAGGTAAAATTTTTATAAGCAATAAAGGGAATAGCTCTTTGAAAATCAATGGAGTAGCATTTGCAGGAACAGGTAACTTGAATGTAATTTCTCCAAAGGTTGTTCCTGTAACAATTTTAATTGGAGATTCTTTACTATTTGATTTTAAGATTATAAAAGTTAATGGAGTAGTTCAAGGGAAAATTTTATTTAGTAATAATGATTCAAATGATAACAAAAATCCTTACCCTTTGAATATTGTAAATAGTTTGAAAAGCAGACCTAAAATATCTAATACAAACATCAATTTTGGTGTTTTACCTACAGGACAAAGTGTAAATACATCATGTATATTAACTAATTTAACACCAACCGATTTCATAGTTTCTAATGGTGACATTTTCCCTCCAAATCCAGATATTACTATATTAGCAGGACAAATACCCTTTAATTTATTTTCTAATTCTAATAAAAAAATTAATTTAAATTATTTGCCAACCACTGTAACTAAACTTTCAAATACTTACTTAAGGTTATTTATATCACTTCCATGCTTTGATACTTTATACATTCCAATATTTGGAGAAGCATTTAAAGGTGGAATTTACTTGAATAAAACTGAATTAAATTTTGGTAAAGTATTGAATTGTGAAACTATTACTGATACAATTGTTATAAAGAATATTAATGTAAAACCAGTTAAAATATTATTATTAAATATCAATCCAAATACAACTTTAGATTGGACAATCAACCCTGCAAATTTAGCACCTATTGATATCTTACCAAATGATTCAATTAGATTTACTGTTGATTTTTTTCCTGTGAGTAAAAACCCAGGAAACAAGGATGTAATCTTGGTTATACAAACTGATGATCCAAATCAACCAGAGATTGAAGTTAAATTAATTGGAGAAAAAATCATTGAAAATTTGTTATATATTGGTGAGTTTTATGATTCTATAATAATTGGAAAAAGTTCAGTTAAAAAACATATTGTAAAAAACTCTGGAACTTCAATTATGAATATTACAGATTTTCAAATATCAAATCCATTTAAAATTATATCAATTTCAAAACAAATACCATTTTCACTTCAACCAAATGATTCAGTAGAAATTAATATTGAATTTACTCCCGTTAATGATTCAGAAATAATTGATTCATTGAGAGTTCTAACTGAAAATAAATGTTTGAAGAAAATTGATTTTAAAATAATTGCAAAGGGTTACAATCCAGAAAAAATTAATTTTAGAGCTATTTGGCAAAATACAACTGGTATTGTTGGAAAGACTATTAAAATCCCTTTAAAAATAATTGGTAAAAAACCTGATTATGTAGTTACTTTAATAAATGTTAATATGAAATTCAATCAAACATTGTTCAAGCCTAAACAAGTTTATGTTGGGGGTACAATGATTCATAATTGGAGTATTTCTGAGATTACACATAATAAAGATGAAATTGAGTTTACTATTAAAGGCTTAGAGCTTGATACTTTGATTTCTGATACAATTTTATTTGTCGAGGGTACTATATTGTTAGGAGATTCTATTTCTTCTGAAATATTTTCTACAAATAAATCTACTATAAATAATGGAAAGGTAAATTTCATTATTAATCCAGGTGAATTGATTTTAAGCAATTATTGTGTAACAGGTGGTAAAAGGTTATTCTCAGGTAGTAATAATTTTTTATTAAAATCAATTGCACCAAATCCTTCAACAGAAAATATTTTATTGAAATTTGAATCAAATGAAGATATAATAACTAAAATTAAATTGTTTGATGATAAAGGTAAATTAGAAAAGGAAATTTTGAACGAATTTATTATTGCTGGTGTTTATGAACTAACTCTTAACTTAAAGGACATTCCTAGTGGTGTATACTTTGTTGAGTTATCTAATGAGAATCAAATTACTAGAAAAAAAATTGTTGTTTATAAGTAG
- the yajC gene encoding preprotein translocase subunit YajC, producing the protein MFGAIILIMYLMVIRPQQKRLKEQQNLISSAKRGDKVVLSGGIHGTIFEVEEGTILVEVAKNTQIRFNKASIQSIVKSEIESKS; encoded by the coding sequence ATGTTCGGAGCAATTATACTTATTATGTATTTGATGGTTATTAGACCTCAACAAAAGAGATTGAAAGAACAACAGAACTTAATATCATCTGCTAAAAGAGGTGATAAAGTAGTTTTAAGTGGTGGAATTCATGGGACTATTTTTGAAGTAGAAGAAGGTACTATTTTAGTTGAAGTTGCTAAAAATACTCAAATACGATTCAATAAAGCATCTATTCAATCAATTGTAAAAAGTGAGATTGAGAGTAAGAGTTAA
- a CDS encoding IgGFc-binding protein, with protein sequence MKRVCFIMIVFLFVSQSLYTQQTRNRLDNRGKKFFVAFLHIHGAGNGSGNPRDEYFSQFAISISCEKPTKGKLKYLFSNTSVDITIPQANKSVRFNLDTFKLLLPNPFEEPISNKTLLVEFDDEVTLQAINTMRWSSDAFLALPVEVLGNDNYVLSYPSTISTDPRNDRLNIADWRSQFAVIGSEDSTKVTIIPSTEINGIRNSFVINLNAGEIFFAKAGSLALALAGTDVSGTRVISDKPVVVYGSHQRTNIPFNQSSGRDHLVEQMIPVKHWALGSIATPFNQVPKSSPDQDFMRIIASEDSTLIALDSIPVRIINKGEIGVVPLNNTEIITTNKPVMIAQYHNSSVDEKEIRIETDTLGDPFYTLTFAREQFDSIYTFNSFSSVEFREHYINIAIPTERIKTIVLDGSSVNESSFKRIKKTSYSYAQIKVNSGSHHIHAASPFALQIYGYGGYNSYGYPGGIVLDTIFKDHTPPLINFVDSCLSLIGNGLDSTFNDFGIESISLLPESQNVKINVPKFKKGEKNVPFYIGLTNPYEDGLAIVKVVDTAGLDNQLSKKVKGFTLGFDKEPIKYKYDTLASLSGLKFCRTIIIKNYGAFDQTLTKINFQNINNELSINAALPVTLKPNEDFKFEICYQHIGDTSFIAELSIGNDCIVRPIIEIPIYSALDTLNPKLSINPDPCKISPELVIGEFYAINSGISEIKFLELSNANVELMPNRFPEKLIIVKFVRKNIREDIIYKVVVKDLVGNTTFYSDTIGGFTISSTTLSNKLVGSDNVVPFNFKEGIVGLKQCDTIIFKNYGLKTVSISNLRLKFNVDFSIPPIQYPILLNPGESINLVLCSAPMGKGLYTDTVLIDFACGGFQDRIPLNVNLLAFNSNSKDNCGNEINVSIGGFIKEDFLMTPTPNPTIGDISVFLGLKEDNLISINITDLSSNYIHQMESSAYFRAGINKIKIDLSKYDSGNYLLSFILKDKLLIQKITIKK encoded by the coding sequence ATGAAGAGAGTTTGTTTTATTATGATTGTATTTTTGTTTGTAAGCCAATCATTATACACACAGCAAACAAGAAATAGGTTAGATAACAGAGGTAAAAAATTCTTTGTTGCATTTTTACATATACATGGAGCTGGAAATGGGAGTGGAAATCCGAGAGATGAATATTTCTCTCAATTCGCAATTTCTATCTCTTGTGAAAAACCAACGAAAGGAAAATTAAAATATTTATTTTCTAATACAAGTGTAGACATTACAATACCTCAAGCAAATAAGTCAGTTAGATTTAATTTAGATACTTTTAAGCTACTTCTGCCAAATCCTTTTGAAGAACCAATTTCAAATAAAACTTTGTTAGTTGAATTTGATGACGAAGTTACTTTGCAAGCAATTAATACAATGAGGTGGAGCAGTGATGCTTTTTTAGCATTACCTGTAGAAGTATTGGGAAATGATAATTATGTATTATCTTATCCTAGTACAATTTCTACTGATCCTAGAAATGATAGATTGAATATAGCAGATTGGAGATCACAATTTGCTGTGATTGGATCTGAAGACAGCACTAAAGTTACAATTATACCCTCAACAGAGATTAATGGAATTAGAAATAGTTTTGTAATAAATTTAAATGCTGGGGAAATATTTTTTGCAAAAGCTGGTAGTCTTGCTTTGGCACTAGCAGGTACAGATGTAAGTGGAACAAGGGTAATAAGTGATAAACCAGTTGTAGTGTATGGAAGTCATCAAAGAACAAATATCCCATTTAACCAGTCAAGTGGTAGAGACCATTTAGTTGAACAAATGATTCCTGTTAAACACTGGGCATTAGGTTCTATAGCTACTCCATTTAATCAAGTCCCAAAGTCTTCACCTGATCAAGATTTTATGAGGATTATTGCATCTGAAGATAGTACATTAATTGCTTTGGATAGTATTCCAGTTAGAATAATTAATAAAGGTGAAATTGGCGTAGTTCCACTTAATAATACTGAAATTATTACAACTAATAAGCCTGTAATGATAGCACAATATCATAACTCGTCTGTTGATGAAAAGGAAATTAGAATTGAAACAGATACCTTAGGAGATCCATTTTATACATTAACATTTGCACGAGAACAATTTGATTCAATCTATACATTCAATAGCTTTTCTTCAGTTGAATTCAGAGAACATTATATTAATATTGCAATTCCAACTGAAAGAATTAAAACAATTGTTTTAGACGGTTCCTCTGTTAATGAATCAAGTTTTAAAAGAATTAAAAAAACAAGTTATAGCTATGCACAAATAAAAGTAAATAGTGGTTCTCATCATATACATGCTGCTAGCCCATTTGCATTGCAAATTTATGGATATGGTGGTTACAATTCTTATGGATACCCTGGTGGAATTGTGTTAGATACAATTTTTAAAGACCATACTCCACCATTAATTAATTTTGTTGATAGTTGTTTGTCTTTAATTGGTAATGGATTAGATTCTACATTTAATGATTTTGGAATTGAATCAATTTCACTTCTTCCAGAATCACAAAATGTAAAAATTAATGTACCTAAGTTTAAAAAAGGTGAAAAAAATGTTCCTTTTTATATTGGTTTAACAAACCCATATGAAGATGGTTTAGCAATTGTAAAAGTTGTTGATACTGCTGGTTTGGATAACCAATTATCTAAAAAGGTTAAAGGGTTTACTCTAGGTTTCGATAAAGAACCTATTAAATATAAATATGATACTTTAGCCTCTTTATCCGGGTTGAAATTTTGTAGAACTATTATCATTAAAAATTATGGTGCATTTGATCAGACATTAACAAAAATTAACTTTCAAAATATAAATAATGAACTTTCGATTAATGCAGCTTTGCCAGTAACATTAAAACCAAATGAAGATTTTAAATTTGAAATATGTTATCAACATATTGGTGATACTTCATTTATTGCGGAACTTTCTATAGGAAATGATTGTATTGTTAGACCCATAATTGAAATACCAATTTATAGTGCATTAGATACTTTAAATCCAAAGTTATCAATCAATCCAGATCCATGTAAAATATCACCAGAACTTGTTATAGGAGAATTTTATGCAATCAATTCTGGGATTTCAGAAATAAAGTTTTTAGAACTTTCAAACGCTAATGTTGAATTAATGCCAAACCGTTTTCCAGAAAAATTAATTATAGTAAAATTTGTTCGTAAAAATATTCGTGAAGATATCATTTATAAAGTTGTTGTTAAAGATTTGGTAGGGAATACTACATTTTACTCCGATACAATTGGAGGATTTACAATTTCATCTACAACTTTAAGCAATAAACTTGTTGGATCTGATAATGTTGTTCCTTTTAACTTCAAAGAAGGAATAGTTGGATTAAAACAATGTGATACCATAATTTTTAAAAATTATGGATTAAAAACTGTTTCCATTTCGAATTTAAGATTAAAATTTAATGTTGATTTTTCAATACCACCTATTCAATATCCAATTTTATTAAATCCAGGAGAAAGTATAAATTTAGTTCTTTGCTCAGCCCCAATGGGAAAAGGTTTGTACACAGATACAGTTCTAATTGATTTTGCTTGTGGTGGATTTCAAGATAGAATTCCTTTAAATGTAAATTTATTGGCGTTTAATTCTAATTCAAAAGATAATTGTGGGAATGAAATTAATGTATCTATTGGAGGATTTATTAAAGAAGATTTTTTAATGACACCAACTCCAAACCCAACTATTGGAGATATTAGTGTATTCCTAGGTTTAAAAGAAGATAATTTGATAAGTATTAATATAACCGATTTAAGTAGTAATTATATTCATCAAATGGAAAGTAGTGCTTATTTTCGCGCAGGAATAAATAAAATAAAAATTGATTTAAGTAAATATGATTCTGGTAATTACTTATTAAGTTTTATACTAAAAGATAAACTTCTTATTCAAAAAATTACAATTAAGAAATAA
- a CDS encoding PorV/PorQ family protein: MKLTLLLVLILSSNYFVYSQGFVNAKYAGDYLSTGVGGRSAGLGGTGTAFSDDVTAGYFNPAALVQINYPQISILHESRFSGQINYDYAGIAYPLSSDQTLAFSAIRLGLDGIKDSRNALIDVNGNGKLDDEDRIDPSKIVLGNASNWGFIFSYSKKYDSKIAFGANLKLMYKSILENSAYGIGFDLSALYTPIDNLKIGATLNDATKSLLTWSTGSQEFIVPSLKIGTSFKYSINDKHNLMPTIDGNFRFEGRKLTSQIDLGIASLDPSLGLEYAYNDKIFGRIGYSENKQLTIGAGIKLPKLNIDYAFTKENEDLSGFGATHRISLRLTLEEDKFLKK; the protein is encoded by the coding sequence ATGAAATTAACTTTGCTTTTGGTTTTAATATTAAGTAGCAATTATTTTGTTTACTCTCAAGGTTTTGTAAATGCAAAATATGCTGGAGATTATCTATCTACAGGTGTTGGTGGTAGATCTGCTGGTTTAGGGGGTACTGGTACTGCATTTAGTGATGATGTTACTGCTGGTTATTTTAATCCTGCAGCTTTAGTTCAAATTAATTATCCTCAAATTTCAATTCTTCATGAATCTAGATTTTCTGGTCAAATAAATTATGATTACGCAGGTATTGCTTATCCATTAAGCTCAGACCAAACTTTAGCTTTTAGTGCAATTAGATTAGGCTTGGACGGAATTAAAGATTCTAGGAATGCTCTAATTGATGTTAATGGTAATGGTAAATTAGATGATGAAGACAGAATTGATCCTTCTAAAATTGTTTTAGGGAATGCATCAAACTGGGGTTTTATATTTTCATATTCTAAAAAATATGATAGTAAAATTGCCTTTGGAGCAAATTTAAAATTGATGTATAAATCAATTCTTGAAAATTCAGCATATGGTATTGGTTTTGATTTAAGTGCACTTTATACACCTATTGACAATTTGAAAATTGGAGCTACCTTAAATGATGCAACAAAATCATTATTAACTTGGAGTACAGGATCTCAAGAGTTTATTGTACCATCTTTAAAGATAGGCACTTCATTTAAATATTCTATAAATGATAAACATAATCTGATGCCTACAATTGATGGAAATTTTAGATTTGAAGGAAGAAAATTGACGTCACAAATAGATTTAGGAATTGCTTCTTTAGATCCTTCTTTAGGTTTAGAATATGCTTATAATGATAAAATTTTTGGTAGAATAGGATATTCTGAGAATAAACAACTAACTATTGGAGCTGGTATAAAGCTACCAAAATTAAATATAGACTATGCTTTTACAAAGGAGAATGAAGATCTATCAGGCTTTGGAGCTACTCATAGAATTTCATTAAGGTTAACATTAGAGGAAGACAAGTTCTTAAAAAAATGA